One stretch of Streptomyces agglomeratus DNA includes these proteins:
- a CDS encoding transglutaminase-like domain-containing protein — translation MDLIQEVLDSAAYLAADEAIDHEHPLVRETAARLRSHAPDAYAYAEAAFEFVRDTIPHSQDTGDTRVTWRASDVLARRTGICYAKSHALAALLRAEGVPTGLCYQRLADDDGANPVIHGLVAVGLPGRDGWHRQDPRGNKPGVDARFSVDGERLAFAVRPECGEVDYPVLYAAPHPAVLGALRAAPDRPYLWRTLPAAL, via the coding sequence ATGGACCTGATCCAGGAAGTGCTCGATTCGGCGGCTTATTTGGCCGCCGACGAAGCAATCGACCATGAGCATCCGCTGGTGCGGGAGACCGCGGCCCGGCTGCGCTCCCATGCGCCCGACGCATACGCATACGCCGAAGCGGCCTTCGAATTCGTACGCGACACCATCCCGCACTCCCAGGACACGGGCGACACACGCGTCACCTGGCGGGCCTCCGACGTCCTCGCGCGGCGCACCGGGATCTGTTACGCCAAGTCCCACGCGCTCGCCGCGCTGCTGCGCGCCGAGGGCGTGCCGACCGGCCTGTGCTACCAGCGGCTCGCGGACGACGACGGCGCGAATCCCGTGATCCACGGGCTCGTCGCGGTTGGACTTCCCGGGCGCGACGGCTGGCACCGCCAGGACCCGCGGGGCAACAAGCCCGGCGTGGACGCGCGGTTCTCCGTGGACGGGGAGCGGCTGGCGTTCGCGGTACGCCCGGAGTGCGGCGAGGTGGACTACCCGGTGCTGTACGCCGCACCGCATCCGGCCGTCCTCGGCGCCCTGCGCGCGGCTCCGGACCGGCCGTACCTCTGGCGGACGCTCCCCGCCGCACTGTGA
- a CDS encoding LLM class flavin-dependent oxidoreductase yields the protein MQFSVIFEAQLADPTVEREHQVIRDSVEQAVLAERMGFDRIWAVEHHSLKWYAHMSAPEIFLTWVAARTTTIRIGHGVVCMPFNFNHPARVAERAAMLDLLSGGRLDLGAGRGGTEQETSLCGVDRDRTTREVEEALRIIGKAWQEEELEYHGELIDIPPHPILPRPQQTPHPPLFLACSRTETLARAAELGVGALVMGFAGPESIALMRTAYDAALAARTPDCFVSTAVNDHFSVLCPTIVLDDRDEARRVGTRGQRFFAQSIGHWYGGAGIPDEAVVEGADEAAEMRRAAEQVVARLHEHRIPVRPAATATFNADHAYGTADDAIAYVERLRDAGADEIMCLIQMGTVPQEACLETLRQWGEKVIPYFRESSR from the coding sequence GTGCAGTTCTCCGTCATCTTCGAGGCCCAGCTGGCCGACCCCACCGTCGAACGCGAGCACCAGGTCATCCGCGACAGCGTCGAACAGGCGGTGCTCGCCGAGCGGATGGGATTCGACCGGATCTGGGCCGTCGAGCACCATTCCCTCAAGTGGTACGCGCACATGTCCGCCCCGGAGATCTTCCTGACCTGGGTGGCGGCGCGGACCACGACCATCCGCATCGGCCACGGCGTCGTCTGCATGCCGTTCAACTTCAACCACCCCGCCCGCGTCGCCGAGCGTGCCGCGATGCTCGACCTGCTCTCCGGCGGGCGGCTCGACCTGGGAGCCGGGCGCGGTGGTACGGAGCAGGAGACCTCGCTGTGCGGCGTCGACCGGGACCGTACGACGCGGGAGGTTGAGGAGGCGCTGCGGATCATCGGCAAGGCGTGGCAGGAGGAAGAACTCGAATATCACGGTGAGCTGATCGACATCCCGCCGCACCCGATCCTCCCCCGGCCCCAGCAGACGCCGCACCCGCCGCTCTTCCTCGCGTGCAGCCGCACCGAGACCCTCGCCCGGGCCGCCGAACTGGGCGTCGGAGCCCTGGTGATGGGCTTCGCCGGGCCTGAGTCGATCGCGCTCATGCGCACGGCGTACGACGCCGCGCTCGCCGCCCGTACCCCGGACTGCTTCGTCTCGACCGCCGTCAACGACCACTTCTCTGTGCTCTGTCCGACGATCGTGCTCGACGACCGCGACGAGGCCCGGCGCGTCGGCACCCGCGGCCAGCGCTTCTTCGCCCAGTCCATCGGCCACTGGTACGGCGGCGCGGGCATCCCCGACGAGGCGGTGGTCGAGGGCGCCGACGAGGCGGCCGAAATGCGCAGGGCCGCCGAGCAGGTCGTCGCGCGGCTGCACGAGCACCGCATTCCGGTACGTCCCGCCGCCACGGCCACCTTCAACGCCGACCACGCCTACGGCACGGCCGACGACGCCATCGCCTACGTGGAACGGCTGCGCGACGCGGGGGCCGACGAGATCATGTGCCTGATTCAGATGGGCACCGTCCCGCAGGAAGCGTGCCTGGAGACCCTCCGGCAGTGGGGCGAGAAGGTCATTCCGTATTTCAGGGAGAGCTCCCGGTGA
- a CDS encoding glycerophosphodiester phosphodiesterase: MTFLTIGHRGVMGVEPENTLRSFVRAEQAGMDAIELDLHLSKDGALVVMHDAEVDRTTDGRGAIADLTLAELRGLDAGQGERVPLFEEVLDAVRSPLQAEIKDAAAARALADVMHRRDLAGRVEVSSFHDEAVAEIASLVPGVRTALIASRYGIDVVDRAKAVGAATLALNIRRLTLETVERAHAQGLRVIGWVVNTQDHLRLVRALELDGATTDYPEIRRTGRFTA, encoded by the coding sequence TTGACTTTCCTCACCATCGGTCACCGTGGGGTCATGGGTGTCGAGCCGGAGAACACCCTCCGTTCCTTCGTCCGTGCCGAGCAGGCCGGTATGGACGCCATCGAGCTGGACCTGCATCTGAGCAAGGACGGCGCGCTCGTGGTCATGCACGACGCCGAGGTGGACCGTACGACCGACGGCCGGGGCGCCATCGCCGACCTGACCCTCGCGGAGCTGCGGGGACTCGACGCCGGACAGGGCGAGCGCGTCCCCCTTTTCGAAGAGGTCCTCGACGCGGTGCGCTCGCCGCTCCAGGCGGAGATCAAGGACGCGGCGGCGGCGCGGGCGCTGGCCGACGTGATGCACCGGCGGGATCTCGCGGGCCGTGTGGAGGTGTCGTCGTTCCACGACGAGGCGGTCGCCGAGATCGCGTCGCTGGTCCCGGGCGTACGGACGGCGCTGATCGCCAGCCGTTACGGCATCGACGTGGTGGACCGTGCGAAGGCGGTGGGCGCGGCGACGCTCGCGCTGAACATCCGCCGGCTCACCCTGGAGACGGTGGAACGCGCGCACGCGCAGGGCCTGCGGGTCATCGGCTGGGTGGTGAACACGCAGGATCATCTGCGGCTGGTACGGGCGCTGGAACTGGACGGTGCCACGACGGACTACCCGGAGATCCGCCGCACGGGCCGTTTCACGGCCTAG
- a CDS encoding alpha/beta hydrolase yields MTAAPDRLDPDARALADVMAAAFPDLGGSVTDAVLARRLIDAIPRPAVEPPPVGSVEDRTVPGPPGAPDVPVRIYRPGPPAGQGPRPTVVYYHGGGWVVGGLDSHDTSLRELCRASGAVLVSVDYRLAPEAPFPAAVEDAYAALVWAANRAGELGGDPRSLVVAGDSAGGTLAAVVALAAKERGGPAPALQVLVYPATDAGQDTGSYRANATGYFMEAAALRWFWEQYLGPDGDEAHPYASPLRAADLSGLPPAHLVTAGCDSLCDEGRAYAERLRAAGVPVSERHYPGMFHGFFAFPGLLADARDALSGVAEAVARTAGDRKNRGDHRGSAG; encoded by the coding sequence GTGACGGCCGCACCCGACCGCCTCGACCCCGACGCCAGGGCCCTGGCCGACGTCATGGCCGCCGCCTTCCCGGACCTGGGCGGTTCCGTGACCGACGCCGTTCTGGCCAGGCGCCTCATCGACGCGATACCGCGCCCGGCGGTGGAGCCGCCGCCGGTGGGCTCGGTGGAGGACCGCACCGTGCCCGGCCCCCCGGGCGCCCCGGATGTACCGGTGCGGATCTACCGGCCCGGGCCGCCGGCGGGGCAGGGCCCGCGCCCCACGGTCGTCTACTACCACGGGGGCGGCTGGGTCGTCGGTGGCCTGGACAGCCACGACACCTCGCTGCGGGAGCTGTGCCGGGCGTCGGGCGCCGTGCTGGTCTCGGTGGACTACCGGCTCGCGCCGGAAGCCCCCTTCCCGGCCGCTGTCGAAGACGCGTACGCCGCCCTGGTGTGGGCCGCGAACCGGGCCGGGGAGCTCGGCGGCGATCCCCGGTCCCTCGTCGTGGCGGGAGACAGCGCGGGCGGCACTCTCGCGGCCGTCGTGGCACTCGCCGCGAAGGAGCGCGGCGGCCCCGCTCCCGCCCTCCAGGTGCTCGTCTACCCGGCCACGGACGCCGGTCAGGACACCGGTTCGTACCGCGCGAACGCCACGGGCTACTTCATGGAGGCCGCCGCGCTGCGCTGGTTCTGGGAGCAGTACCTGGGCCCGGACGGTGACGAAGCCCACCCCTACGCATCCCCGCTGCGGGCCGCGGACCTCTCCGGGCTGCCGCCCGCGCACCTCGTCACGGCGGGCTGCGACTCGCTGTGCGACGAGGGGCGGGCGTACGCGGAGCGGCTGCGGGCCGCCGGCGTGCCGGTCTCCGAGCGCCATTACCCCGGAATGTTCCACGGGTTCTTCGCCTTCCCCGGGCTTCTCGCGGACGCCCGCGACGCGCTGTCCGGCGTGGCAGAAGCGGTCGCTCGTACGGCAGGAGACAGGAAGAATCGCGGCGATCACCGGGGCTCGGCAGGATAA
- a CDS encoding DUF6421 family protein produces the protein MTEILVQDTVADGISDARRVVEHSAWLELKNAVEAIRPWQSADGSIDFEAEGAPARATAEATVDRVIGAVEELAPLLPHNAAYHRALVADLRKWVEGGFGVPDFLDSLLAFQPAQQRADGLQHLVVFPMYTQNGNPDRNFEAVVLRMVWPEWLSELERTRYDNPMFLGITFEDFTPGYDTHSAVLFPETIAVREAPERFTWGGIFCDREAARFRRVTEASVDILGLELPDDIRAMVSDQKRCQDAFVLWDMVHDRTHSHGDLPFDPFMIKQRQPFWMYGLEELRCDLTAFKEAVKLEAEGNAHGRDVQYAVLFDRMFRFPVSGDRNRNYDGLGGQLLFAYLHKHDVVRWTDNTLKIDWERAPQVTNQLCAEIEDLYRAGIDRPKLVHWFAAYDLVSTYLAPHPGSRWAKGPDALDLSLPPRKLVDDVLPDEFPLSMFYEALSKKLKNVIASTKGITATSAERVAA, from the coding sequence ATGACGGAAATTCTTGTGCAGGACACAGTCGCCGACGGCATATCCGATGCCCGGCGTGTGGTCGAGCACTCTGCCTGGCTCGAGCTCAAGAATGCCGTGGAGGCGATCCGGCCCTGGCAGTCGGCCGACGGCTCCATCGACTTCGAAGCCGAGGGCGCCCCGGCGCGCGCCACGGCGGAGGCGACCGTCGACCGCGTGATCGGCGCCGTCGAGGAGCTCGCACCGCTGCTGCCCCACAACGCGGCGTACCACCGCGCGCTCGTCGCCGACCTCCGCAAGTGGGTCGAGGGCGGCTTCGGCGTCCCGGACTTCCTCGACTCGCTGCTCGCCTTCCAGCCCGCCCAGCAGCGCGCGGACGGCCTTCAGCACCTCGTGGTCTTCCCGATGTACACGCAGAACGGCAACCCGGACCGCAACTTTGAAGCGGTCGTGCTGCGCATGGTGTGGCCCGAGTGGCTCTCGGAGCTGGAGCGCACGCGCTACGACAACCCGATGTTCCTCGGCATCACCTTCGAGGACTTCACGCCCGGGTACGACACCCACTCCGCCGTTCTCTTCCCGGAGACGATCGCCGTCCGCGAAGCCCCCGAGCGCTTCACCTGGGGCGGCATCTTCTGTGACCGCGAGGCCGCCCGCTTCCGCCGTGTCACCGAGGCGTCCGTCGACATCCTGGGTCTCGAACTGCCGGACGACATCCGCGCGATGGTCTCCGACCAGAAGCGCTGCCAGGACGCGTTCGTCCTGTGGGACATGGTCCACGACCGCACCCACAGCCACGGCGACCTGCCGTTCGACCCCTTCATGATCAAGCAGCGCCAGCCGTTCTGGATGTACGGCCTGGAGGAGCTGCGCTGCGACCTCACCGCCTTCAAGGAGGCCGTGAAGCTGGAGGCCGAGGGCAACGCGCACGGCCGTGACGTCCAGTACGCCGTGCTGTTCGACCGCATGTTCCGCTTCCCGGTCAGCGGTGACCGTAACCGCAACTACGACGGTCTCGGCGGCCAGCTGCTCTTCGCGTACCTGCACAAGCACGACGTGGTGCGCTGGACCGACAACACGCTGAAGATCGACTGGGAGCGGGCCCCCCAGGTCACCAACCAGCTCTGCGCCGAGATCGAGGACCTCTACCGGGCCGGCATCGACCGCCCGAAGCTGGTCCACTGGTTCGCCGCGTACGACCTGGTGTCGACGTACCTCGCTCCGCACCCCGGATCCCGCTGGGCCAAGGGCCCCGACGCCCTGGACCTGTCGCTGCCCCCGCGCAAGCTCGTGGACGATGTGCTTCCGGACGAGTTTCCGCTGAGCATGTTCTATGAGGCCCTTTCCAAGAAGCTCAAGAACGTGATCGCCTCCACCAAGGGGATCACCGCGACGAGTGCCGAGCGGGTGGCCGCGTGA
- a CDS encoding GNAT family N-acetyltransferase gives METTPSPARPAAEALTFRDATEADVDALVALIESAYRGDASRAGWTTEADILEGQRTDPEGVLDVIKSPDSRLLTVERGGELVACCQLEHRGEAAYFGMFAVRPRMQGAGLGKVIIAEAERTVREVWGVREMHMTVISVRDDLIAWYERRGYRRTGRTSPFPYGDERFGVPQRDDLEFELLIKALA, from the coding sequence ATGGAGACCACCCCGAGCCCGGCGCGCCCGGCCGCCGAAGCGCTCACCTTCCGCGATGCGACCGAGGCCGACGTGGACGCGCTCGTCGCCCTCATCGAGTCGGCCTACCGGGGGGACGCGAGCCGTGCGGGATGGACCACGGAGGCGGACATCCTCGAAGGGCAGCGGACCGACCCCGAAGGGGTACTCGATGTGATCAAGTCGCCGGACAGCCGGCTGCTCACGGTCGAGCGGGGCGGTGAGCTGGTCGCCTGCTGCCAGCTCGAACACCGGGGGGAGGCGGCGTACTTCGGCATGTTCGCGGTCCGCCCGCGGATGCAGGGGGCGGGGCTCGGAAAGGTGATCATCGCCGAGGCGGAGCGGACCGTGCGGGAGGTGTGGGGCGTGCGCGAGATGCACATGACGGTGATATCCGTGCGGGACGATCTCATCGCCTGGTACGAGCGGCGCGGTTACCGCCGTACGGGCAGGACGAGCCCCTTCCCGTACGGCGACGAGCGTTTCGGCGTGCCGCAGCGCGACGACCTGGAGTTCGAGCTGCTGATCAAGGCGCTGGCCTGA
- a CDS encoding VOC family protein, with translation MVHVLSSRTLLRPTDPERSRAFYGEALGLAVYREFGTGPERGTVYFLGGGFLEVSGRSETPHSPALQLWLQVADAAAAYDELSGRGVEVLRPPIREPWGLIEMWIADPDGVRIAVVEVPAEHPLRYRP, from the coding sequence ATGGTGCATGTACTGAGCAGCAGGACGCTTCTGCGGCCCACCGACCCGGAGCGTTCCCGCGCGTTCTACGGCGAGGCGCTGGGGCTCGCCGTCTACCGCGAGTTCGGCACGGGTCCGGAGCGCGGAACGGTGTACTTCCTCGGCGGCGGCTTCCTGGAGGTCTCCGGCCGCTCCGAGACGCCCCACTCCCCCGCCCTCCAGCTGTGGCTCCAGGTCGCGGACGCGGCGGCGGCGTACGACGAACTGTCCGGGCGGGGCGTCGAGGTGCTGCGCCCGCCGATCAGGGAGCCATGGGGGCTGATCGAGATGTGGATCGCCGATCCGGACGGCGTGCGCATCGCCGTCGTGGAGGTCCCCGCGGAGCACCCCCTGCGCTACCGCCCGTGA
- a CDS encoding PadR family transcriptional regulator gives MTSRQIAKKQDPELPATAWAVLGLLSFPGERTGYELKKWADASLRFFYWSPAISQIYAELRRLESLGYATSRRSDPQEPRAKRRYTITATGRAALSEWADGSGDAGPPVLKHALVLRVWLGHLADPARLHARVADHIARTRGELKEVRDALAHTEGVSEWAHPQVALRWSERQHLAELDLAEEMLADLERLSAAAGQRGQGAPTHE, from the coding sequence ATGACTAGTCGTCAGATAGCCAAGAAGCAAGACCCCGAACTGCCGGCCACCGCATGGGCGGTGCTCGGCCTCCTCTCCTTTCCGGGCGAGCGGACCGGTTACGAGCTCAAGAAGTGGGCGGACGCCTCACTGCGCTTCTTCTACTGGTCGCCCGCTATCAGTCAGATCTACGCGGAGCTGCGCCGCCTCGAATCCCTCGGCTACGCCACCTCCCGGCGCTCCGACCCGCAGGAGCCGCGCGCGAAGCGCCGGTACACGATCACGGCGACCGGCCGCGCGGCGCTCAGCGAGTGGGCGGACGGTTCCGGGGACGCGGGCCCGCCCGTTCTCAAGCACGCTCTTGTGCTGCGCGTCTGGCTGGGACATCTGGCGGACCCGGCACGCCTGCACGCGCGCGTGGCGGACCACATCGCCCGTACGAGAGGCGAATTGAAGGAGGTACGGGACGCCCTGGCCCACACCGAAGGGGTCTCGGAGTGGGCACATCCTCAGGTGGCGCTGCGCTGGAGCGAGCGGCAGCATCTGGCGGAGCTGGACCTGGCCGAGGAGATGCTGGCCGATCTGGAGCGGCTGAGCGCCGCGGCGGGTCAACGCGGGCAGGGCGCACCCACGCACGAGTGA
- a CDS encoding SDR family NAD(P)-dependent oxidoreductase yields MTSSIGNGNGGSLEGAVVAVAGAGGPAGRATLLRLAEAGAIVVGSDANPARLAEAVDAARYAHGGATVTGDTVDLLDLDATREWADKTEKEFGRIDGMVHLVGGWRGSATFAETDLADWDLLEKLLIRTVQHTSLAFQAPLLRSDRGRYLLISAAGASKPTAGNAAYSASKAAAEAWTLALADAFRKAGGEEGPRTAAAILVVKALVHDAMRAERPNAKFAGFTDVKELAEAIAGVWDQPASEVNGQRLWLTPKP; encoded by the coding sequence ATGACCAGCAGCATCGGCAACGGCAACGGGGGATCGCTGGAAGGCGCTGTGGTCGCGGTGGCCGGAGCGGGCGGGCCCGCGGGCCGCGCCACCCTGCTCAGGCTCGCCGAGGCGGGCGCGATCGTGGTCGGCTCGGACGCCAACCCCGCGCGCCTCGCCGAGGCCGTCGACGCCGCGCGGTACGCCCACGGAGGCGCCACCGTCACCGGTGACACCGTCGATCTGCTCGACCTCGACGCCACGCGTGAGTGGGCGGACAAGACCGAGAAGGAATTCGGCCGCATCGACGGCATGGTCCACCTCGTCGGCGGCTGGCGCGGCAGCGCGACCTTCGCCGAGACGGACCTCGCGGACTGGGACCTGCTGGAGAAGCTGCTGATCCGTACGGTCCAGCACACCTCCCTCGCCTTCCAGGCCCCGCTCCTGCGCAGCGACCGCGGCCGCTACCTGCTGATCAGCGCCGCGGGCGCCTCCAAGCCCACCGCGGGGAACGCCGCGTACTCCGCCTCCAAGGCCGCCGCCGAGGCGTGGACGCTGGCGCTCGCCGACGCGTTCCGCAAGGCGGGGGGCGAGGAAGGCCCCCGTACGGCGGCTGCCATCCTGGTGGTCAAGGCACTGGTGCACGACGCGATGCGCGCCGAGCGCCCGAACGCGAAGTTCGCGGGCTTCACGGACGTCAAGGAACTGGCCGAGGCCATTGCCGGGGTCTGGGACCAGCCCGCCAGTGAAGTGAATGGACAGCGTCTGTGGCTGACTCCCAAGCCGTGA
- a CDS encoding M56 family metallopeptidase encodes MTVSLALLLLGVVAAVAAPRLMSRADWREREPVVALWVWQCVVAAVLLCFGLSMTFSAAAAWQAVRGHVFAPAPHGVVEAYALAAYGPWSAVIAVLLACGGAWTAAMLTREIGRAHVRRGRRRAELLVRAPLLPGEEPGGDRLVVLEGERPDAWWLPGATPRLVVTTAALSRLKGHQLDAVLAHEQGHVRARHDWLLHCASALAIGFPQVPVFAAFRDEMHRLVELAADDVASRRFGRLTIALALVELNEDRGVFGPCPTPHAELPRRVDRLLAAAPRLTAARRLRLTAAASLVPAVPLLVAFVPGLRALG; translated from the coding sequence ATGACGGTCTCCCTCGCGCTGCTGCTGCTCGGTGTCGTCGCCGCCGTCGCCGCCCCGCGGCTGATGTCGCGGGCCGACTGGCGGGAGCGCGAACCCGTGGTGGCGCTGTGGGTGTGGCAGTGCGTGGTGGCCGCCGTACTGCTGTGTTTCGGTCTGTCGATGACGTTCAGCGCGGCAGCCGCCTGGCAGGCCGTACGGGGGCATGTCTTCGCACCCGCCCCGCACGGCGTGGTCGAGGCGTACGCCCTTGCAGCGTACGGGCCCTGGTCGGCGGTCATCGCGGTGCTGCTGGCGTGCGGAGGCGCCTGGACGGCGGCGATGCTGACCCGCGAGATCGGCCGGGCGCACGTACGACGCGGGCGCCGGCGCGCGGAGCTGCTCGTGCGCGCCCCGCTGCTGCCCGGGGAGGAGCCCGGCGGGGACCGGCTCGTGGTCCTGGAGGGTGAGCGTCCCGACGCGTGGTGGCTTCCGGGCGCCACGCCCCGACTGGTCGTCACCACCGCCGCGTTGAGCCGGCTGAAGGGGCACCAGCTCGACGCGGTACTGGCCCATGAGCAGGGTCACGTGCGGGCCAGGCACGACTGGCTGCTGCACTGCGCGTCCGCTCTCGCGATCGGCTTCCCGCAGGTTCCGGTGTTCGCTGCGTTCCGCGACGAGATGCACCGGCTGGTGGAACTGGCAGCCGACGATGTCGCCTCCCGGCGCTTCGGCCGGCTGACGATCGCTCTCGCCCTGGTCGAACTCAACGAGGACCGCGGCGTGTTCGGCCCCTGCCCCACCCCGCACGCCGAGCTGCCCCGGCGCGTCGACCGGCTGCTGGCGGCGGCTCCCCGGCTCACCGCGGCCCGCCGGCTGCGGCTGACGGCCGCGGCCTCGCTCGTTCCGGCCGTACCGCTGCTGGTCGCGTTCGTACCGGGGCTCAGGGCGCTCGGTTAG
- a CDS encoding phosphatase PAP2 family protein: MRSSQLAPSSRPAHPAPVLAAVVFTALATLLLLLVVTEWRPLLSFDRSVGDALHDLAVGNPALTRTNRILSDWVWDPWTMRALVAVVFLWLLRQGERLLALWIAATSAVGALMQQGLKAAVGRDRPEWPDPVDSAHFSAWPSGHAMTAVVTCGLLVWLLWLRGADPRLRTAVLVVGAVSWIGVGVTRLYLGVHWASDVLGGWLLGAAVVALSAVAYGRLIASREGTSA; this comes from the coding sequence ATGCGCTCCTCCCAGCTCGCCCCCTCGTCCCGCCCGGCACATCCCGCGCCCGTCCTCGCGGCGGTGGTCTTCACCGCTCTGGCCACCCTGCTCCTGCTGCTCGTCGTCACGGAGTGGCGCCCCCTGCTGTCGTTCGACCGCTCGGTGGGGGACGCGTTGCACGACCTGGCGGTCGGCAACCCGGCGCTCACCCGGACGAACCGGATCCTCTCCGACTGGGTGTGGGACCCGTGGACGATGCGTGCCCTGGTGGCCGTCGTCTTCCTGTGGCTGCTCCGGCAGGGGGAACGGCTCCTGGCCCTCTGGATCGCGGCCACGAGTGCGGTCGGGGCACTCATGCAGCAGGGCCTCAAGGCGGCGGTCGGGCGCGACCGGCCCGAGTGGCCGGATCCGGTCGACTCCGCGCACTTCTCGGCCTGGCCGTCCGGACACGCGATGACGGCCGTGGTGACGTGCGGGCTGCTGGTGTGGCTGCTGTGGCTGCGCGGCGCGGACCCGAGGCTGCGCACCGCCGTACTGGTGGTGGGAGCCGTGTCCTGGATCGGTGTCGGTGTCACGCGGCTCTACCTGGGTGTGCACTGGGCGTCCGACGTGCTGGGCGGGTGGTTGCTGGGAGCGGCCGTAGTGGCCCTGTCGGCAGTGGCGTACGGTCGACTGATCGCTTCCCGGGAAGGAACGTCCGCATGA
- a CDS encoding threonine aldolase family protein has product MNPDPTHAAKTDARRHHDPRVRGFASDNYAGAHPEVLAAVALANGGHQVAYGEDDYTENLQRIIRSHFGGAAEAFPVFNGTGANVVALQAVTDRWGAVIAAETAHINVDEGGAPERMGGLKLLTVPTPDGKLTPELIDRQAYGWEDEHRAMPQVVSITQNTELGTVYTPGEIRAICEHAHAHGMKVHLDGARISNAAASLDVPMRTFTNAVGVDIMSFGGTKNGMMFGEAIVVLNPDAVRAMKHLRKLSMQLASKMRFVSVQLEAMLARDLWLRNARHANAMAQRLADGVRQVDGVEILYPVQANAVFARLPHDVSERLQKHFRFYFWNEAAGDVRWMCSFDTMEDDVDGFVQALKEEMAR; this is encoded by the coding sequence GTGAATCCCGACCCGACGCACGCGGCGAAGACCGACGCGCGCCGGCACCACGACCCGCGGGTGCGCGGCTTCGCGAGCGACAACTACGCGGGCGCCCACCCGGAGGTGCTCGCCGCCGTCGCCCTGGCCAACGGCGGCCACCAGGTCGCCTACGGCGAGGACGACTACACCGAGAACCTCCAGCGGATCATCCGCAGCCACTTCGGCGGGGCGGCCGAGGCGTTCCCCGTGTTCAACGGCACCGGCGCCAACGTGGTCGCCCTCCAGGCGGTCACCGACCGCTGGGGGGCGGTCATCGCCGCCGAGACCGCGCACATCAACGTGGACGAGGGCGGCGCCCCGGAGCGGATGGGCGGCCTCAAGCTGCTGACCGTACCGACGCCGGACGGCAAGCTCACACCCGAGCTGATCGACCGGCAGGCGTACGGCTGGGAGGACGAGCACCGCGCGATGCCGCAGGTCGTGTCGATCACCCAGAACACGGAACTCGGCACGGTCTACACGCCCGGCGAGATCCGCGCGATCTGCGAGCACGCGCACGCGCACGGCATGAAGGTGCACCTCGACGGGGCCCGGATATCCAACGCGGCGGCCTCGCTCGACGTACCGATGCGGACCTTCACCAACGCCGTGGGCGTGGACATCATGTCCTTCGGCGGTACGAAGAACGGCATGATGTTCGGCGAGGCGATCGTCGTCCTCAACCCGGACGCTGTGCGCGCCATGAAGCACCTGCGCAAGCTGTCGATGCAGCTCGCGTCCAAGATGCGCTTCGTGTCGGTGCAGCTGGAGGCGATGCTCGCGCGCGACCTGTGGCTGCGCAACGCGCGCCACGCCAACGCCATGGCCCAGCGGCTCGCCGACGGCGTGCGCCAGGTGGACGGCGTCGAGATCCTCTACCCGGTGCAGGCCAATGCCGTCTTCGCGCGGCTGCCCCACGACGTCAGCGAGCGGCTCCAGAAGCACTTCCGCTTCTACTTCTGGAACGAGGCGGCCGGGGACGTCCGCTGGATGTGCTCGTTCGACACCATGGAGGACGACGTCGACGGCTTCGTGCAGGCGCTCAAGGAAGAGATGGCCAGGTAG
- a CDS encoding lysophospholipid acyltransferase family protein, which yields MAELVYRPVIGAALTLFKALDLKIDTQGSENIPRTGGAVLVSNHISYLDFIFSGLGALPQKRLVRFMAKDSVFRHKISGPLMRGMKHIPVDRKRGEAAYAHALDSLRSGEIIGVFPEATISESFTLKSFKSGAARMAQEAGVPLIPMALWGTQRIWTKGRPRNFGRNHIPVTIRVGEPMDAPTDEFAGAITRRLRGRVQELLEAAQRAYPVRPKNAEDTWWIPAHLGGSAPTPAQVREAG from the coding sequence ATGGCAGAACTCGTCTATCGACCGGTCATCGGTGCCGCACTCACGCTGTTCAAGGCGCTGGACCTGAAGATCGACACGCAGGGTTCTGAGAACATCCCCCGCACCGGGGGCGCCGTACTGGTGAGCAATCACATCAGCTACCTGGACTTCATCTTCTCGGGACTCGGCGCGCTGCCGCAGAAGCGTCTGGTGCGTTTCATGGCGAAGGACTCGGTCTTCCGCCACAAGATCTCCGGACCGCTGATGCGCGGCATGAAGCACATCCCCGTGGACCGCAAGCGTGGCGAGGCGGCGTACGCACACGCCCTCGACTCGCTGCGCTCGGGCGAGATCATCGGCGTGTTCCCGGAGGCGACGATCTCCGAGTCCTTCACGCTCAAGAGCTTCAAGTCGGGTGCCGCGCGCATGGCCCAGGAGGCCGGCGTGCCGCTGATCCCGATGGCCCTGTGGGGCACTCAGCGCATCTGGACCAAGGGCAGGCCGCGCAACTTCGGCCGCAACCACATCCCGGTGACGATACGGGTCGGTGAGCCGATGGACGCGCCCACGGACGAGTTCGCGGGCGCCATCACGCGCCGGCTGCGCGGCCGCGTGCAGGAGCTGCTCGAAGCCGCCCAGCGCGCGTATCCCGTACGCCCGAAGAACGCCGAGGACACCTGGTGGATCCCGGCCCACCTCGGCGGTTCGGCGCCCACCCCGGCGCAGGTGCGCGAAGCCGGCTGA